In Tachysurus vachellii isolate PV-2020 chromosome 3, HZAU_Pvac_v1, whole genome shotgun sequence, one genomic interval encodes:
- the LOC132842477 gene encoding uncharacterized protein LOC132842477 produces the protein MKMSHISKMSPPQFNFILLGKSGSGKSASGNTILGQRAFTSQKSQTSVTKHVQMEHCTVSGLPVTVYDTPGFCNTELSDDQVIQECQKAFSSCESESDVCTYLLVIRADRFTEEDLKAVQKTELLLGPQRLEKTWILFTGGDELEEEEQTIENFIINTESLMELMKRYSYRHHVFNNNIKSDQAKDLLNIVVKKFFKSASHLQRKKPQTTSSSSDLRIVLLGKTGWGKSSTGNTILGEEKFRSKFSMNSITSKSEAHHGHVEDRNVCVIDTPGLLDTSVDPVKTACEIGRSIYLSSPGPHTLLIVLPLNIRYTEQEKHIIQLIENLFGDEVRKYAMVLFTHGDQLDGENVETLIKENKTLSDLVQQCGGGYHVFNNKELTNREQVSELLQKIDRMVEKNGGTCYSNEMFEEAARLRQEEEKRVRREEEEVKQRVEEEIKQRVEEEIIQRAEEEIKQRVEEEIKKENRKKTAEIKQRVEEEIKQRVEEEIKQRVEEEIKQRVEEEIKQKVQQEIKQKVEEEKEANSSFLKNFYVKYHKWILAALVGVVCAGVGAVAVYCAGVAGATAGATAGAGVVAAGAGAGVAGAGVAAAGAGATATAGVAAAGAGVAAGGAVVVAAGAGATAGAVAVAAAGATAGAVVAAGATAGAVVAAGATAGAVVAAGAGATAGAVVAAGAGATAGAVAAAGVAAGVGVAGAGVAAAGAGATAGVAAAGVASAGAGVAAAAGVGAAVGAGVCAIVEGVNYLCDSKNKK, from the exons ATGAAGATGAGCCACATCAGTAAGATGTCACCACCACAGTTTAATTTCATCTTGTTGGGAAAATCAGGTTCAGGTAAAAGTGCATCAGGAAACACCATATTAGGACAAAGAGCTTTCACCTCACAGAAAAGTCAAACCTCTGTCACTAAACATGTTCAGATGGAACACTGTACAGTTTCTGGTCTCCCAGTTACTGTTTACGACACTCCAGGGTTCTGTAACACTGAGCTGAGTGATGATCAGGTCATACAGGAATGTCAGAAGGCCTTCAGCTCATGTGAGTCAGAATCAGACGTCTGTACATATCTACTGGTCATCAGGGCAGATAGATTTACTGAGGAAGATCTGAAAGCTGTGCAGAAAACCGAGCTTCTGTTAGGACCACAGCGTCTGGAAAAGACCTGGATCCTCTTCACTGGAGGAGATGAACTAGAGGAAGAGGAACAGACCATAGAGAATTTCATCATTAATACAGAATCTCTGATGGAGCTGATGAAGAGATACAGTTACAGACACCACGTCTTCAACAACAATATAAAAAGTGACCAAGCTAAAGACCTTCTGAACATAGTTGTCAAgaaattttttaaatctg CATCACATCTGCAGAGAAAAAAACCACAGACCACCAGCAGCAGTTCTGACCTGAGGATTGTGCTGTTAGGGAAAACTGGATGGGGGAAGAGCTCTACAGGAAACACCATCCTGGGAGAGGAGAAATTCAGATCTAAATTCAGCATGAACTCTATCACCAGCAAGAGTGAAGCTCATCATGGCCATGTTGAGGACAGgaacgtgtgtgtgattgatacTCCAGGTCTCTTAGACACATCTGTTGATCCTGTAAAAACAGCTTGTGAGATAGGGAGGAGTATCTATTTGTCCAGTCCAGGACCTCACACTCTCCTCATTGTTCTGCCACTGAATATTAGGtacacagaacaggaaaaacacattattcagCTAATTGAAAACTTATTTGGAGATGAAGTGAGGAAATATGCAATGGTTCTCTTCACCCATGGAGACCAGTTAGATGGAGAAAATGTAGAGACACTCATTAAAGAGAACAAGACTTTAAGTGACCTTGTCCAGCAGTGTGGAGGTGGATATCATGTCTTTAATAATAAAGAGCTGACAAACAGAGAGCAGGTCAGTGAGCTACTGCAGAAGATAGACAGGATGGTGGAGAAGAACGGAGGAACCTGTTACTCCAATGAGATGTTTGAGGAAGCAGCCAGACTCagacaggaggaggagaagagggtgaggagagaggaagaggaagtaaAACAAAGAGTGgaggaggaaataaaacagagagTGGAGGAGGAAATAATACAGAGAGCagaagaggaaataaaacagagagtggaagaggaaataaaaaaagaaaacagaaagaaaacagcagaaataaaacagagagtggaagaggaaataaaacagagagtggaagaggaaataaaacagagagtggaagaggaaataaaacagagagtggaagaggaaataaaacagaaagtgcaacaggaaataaaacagaaagtggaagaggaaaaagaggCAAATAGCTCATTTTTGAAGAATTTTTATGTGAAATATCATAAATGGATTCTTGCAGCTCTTGTTGGTGTTGTTTGTGCTGGTGTTGGTGCTGTTGCTGTTTATTGTGCTGGTGTTGCTGGTGCTACTGCTGGTGCTACTGCTGGTGCTGGTGTTGttgctgctggtgctggtgctggtgttgctggtgctggtgttgctgctgctggtgctggtgctactgctactgctggtgttgctgctgctggtgctggtgtTGCTGCTGGtggtgctgttgttgttgctgctggtgctggtgctactGCTGgtgctgttgctgttgctgctgctggtgctACTGCTggtgctgttgttgctgctggtgCTACTGCTggtgctgttgttgctgctggtgCTACTGCTggtgctgttgttgctgctggtgctggtgctactgctggtgctgttgttgctgctggtgctggtgctactgctggtgctgttgctgctgctggtgttgctgctggtgttggtgttgctggtgctggtgttgctgctgctggtgctggtgctactgctggtgttgctgctgctggtgttgcctctgctggtgctggtgttgctgctgctgctggtgttgGTGCTGCTGTTGGTGCTGGTGTTTGTGCTATAGTCGAAGGTGTAAATTATTTGTGtgattctaaaaataaaaagtag